The Nitrosopumilus cobalaminigenes genome contains a region encoding:
- a CDS encoding adenine phosphoribosyltransferase: MNLKDKIVDYPNFPKKGILFRDFSPILKDPSALSYVADEFSKIFHTKDIDVFAGIESRGFILASILASRYNKGMIMIRKAGKLPGKTSKLAYTIEYGKDTIEIQKDIIKEGERVLICDDLLATGGTAKASAKLIEKVGGNIVGFAFIIELVDLNGIKGISKYNCKSLVKY, translated from the coding sequence ATGAATTTAAAAGACAAAATAGTAGATTATCCTAATTTTCCTAAAAAAGGGATTTTATTTAGAGACTTTAGTCCAATTTTGAAAGACCCTTCTGCATTATCATATGTGGCAGATGAATTTTCAAAGATTTTCCATACAAAAGATATAGATGTATTTGCAGGAATTGAGTCAAGAGGATTCATTCTAGCCTCAATTTTGGCTTCAAGATACAACAAAGGAATGATTATGATTAGAAAAGCAGGAAAACTACCTGGAAAAACTTCAAAATTAGCATACACTATAGAATATGGAAAAGACACCATTGAGATACAAAAAGACATCATCAAAGAAGGAGAAAGAGTTCTAATTTGCGATGATTTACTTGCTACAGGAGGAACAGCAAAGGCTTCTGCAAAACTAATTGAAAAGGTTGGAGGGAATATTGTTGGTTTTGCATTCATTATTGAATTAGTAGATCTTAATGGAATTAAGGGAATCAGTAAATACAACTGTAAATCATTGGTGAAATACTAA